The proteins below are encoded in one region of Pseudonocardia sp. DSM 110487:
- a CDS encoding acetyl-CoA carboxylase biotin carboxylase subunit family protein gives MPGHERQTFVPVLTDAEMQEGEVSIPDLLDRAIRTLDGRDTPVDAVIGFWDFPISTLVPLLAARYNLHGASLESVVKCEHKYWSRVEQQRVTDAHPRFGLVDLDDPRLPDGLRYPMWLKPVKSYSSELAFHVSDDRQFADAVAEIRDGIGRLGRPFEWILDQLDLPPEIAEVGGQACLAEEAMTGARAATEGYVHDGEVVVYGVLDSITYPGRSSFLRHQYPSQLPEPVRKRLVELSERVIERVGLNWTTFSVEFFCDPDSGDVSLLEINPRHSQSHAQLFADVDGIANHHAMVELALGRAPDLPHGEGPYEIAAKWYHRRFEDGVLRRGPSPEEVARIEREIPGVRVTPVAREGQRLSELLGQDSYSFELTDVIVGARDEAELRAKYERAVSALTYEFT, from the coding sequence ATGCCCGGCCACGAGCGGCAGACGTTCGTGCCGGTGCTGACCGACGCCGAGATGCAGGAGGGCGAGGTGAGCATCCCGGACCTGCTCGACCGCGCCATCCGCACGCTGGACGGGCGGGACACCCCGGTGGACGCGGTGATCGGGTTCTGGGACTTCCCCATCAGCACACTCGTCCCGCTGCTCGCGGCCCGCTACAACCTGCACGGTGCCTCGCTCGAATCCGTCGTGAAGTGCGAGCACAAGTACTGGAGCCGGGTCGAGCAGCAGCGGGTGACCGACGCGCACCCCCGGTTCGGGCTCGTGGACCTCGACGACCCACGGCTGCCCGACGGCCTGCGCTACCCGATGTGGCTCAAGCCGGTGAAGTCGTACTCGTCGGAGCTCGCGTTCCACGTGTCGGACGACCGGCAGTTCGCCGACGCCGTCGCCGAGATCCGCGACGGCATCGGCCGGCTCGGCAGGCCGTTCGAGTGGATCCTCGACCAGCTCGATCTCCCGCCGGAGATCGCCGAGGTCGGCGGGCAGGCGTGCCTGGCGGAGGAGGCGATGACCGGGGCGCGGGCGGCCACCGAGGGCTACGTGCACGACGGTGAGGTCGTGGTCTACGGGGTGCTGGACTCGATCACCTATCCGGGGCGGTCGAGCTTCCTGCGCCACCAGTACCCGTCGCAGCTGCCCGAGCCCGTCCGGAAGCGGCTCGTGGAGCTGTCCGAACGCGTGATCGAGCGCGTCGGGCTGAACTGGACGACGTTCAGCGTCGAGTTCTTCTGCGACCCCGACTCCGGCGACGTCTCGCTGCTGGAGATCAACCCGCGGCACTCGCAGTCGCACGCCCAGCTGTTCGCCGACGTCGACGGCATCGCCAACCACCACGCCATGGTCGAGCTCGCGCTCGGGCGCGCTCCGGACCTGCCCCACGGCGAGGGCCCGTACGAGATCGCGGCGAAGTGGTACCACCGCCGTTTCGAGGACGGCGTCCTGCGGCGCGGCCCGAGTCCCGAGGAGGTCGCGCGGATCGAGCGCGAGATCCCCGGTGTGCGCGTGACCCCGGTGGCGCGCGAAGGGCAGCGGCTGTCGGAGCTGCTCGGGCAGGACAGCTACAGCTTCGAGCTCACCGACGTGATCGTCGGAGCCCGCGACGAGGCGGAGCTCCGGGCCAAGTACGAGCGCGCAGTCAGCGCCCTGACCTACGAGTTCACCTGA
- a CDS encoding aldo/keto reductase, whose product MPLDHYLTLGRSGLRVSPFALGAMTFGEDAGGAGTGVEESEKILATYLDRGGNFVDTANFYTNGHSEKILGDFFAARPGLREHVVLASKFFGNMFPGDPNGGGAGRGSITAQLDETLRRLQTDHLDLYWLHNWDRHTPIEETMRALDDLVRAGKIRYIGFSNTPAWVTAQAQTMALLKGWTPLIALQVEYSLLARTVEGELAPLALDQGMALVPWSPLKNGFLSGKYRRGAQVTDSARSAFVGGPTEDEFAVIDAVAAVADELGTSSAAVSLAWLRARGGTVVPIVGARRVEHLEANLVALDVNLAPEHLSVLDEVSAPTLDYPAPMHGSQRAMLQFAGTTVDGVESAVYPPLLQSSVRY is encoded by the coding sequence ATGCCTCTCGACCACTACCTCACCCTCGGCCGGTCCGGCCTGCGCGTCAGCCCGTTCGCCCTCGGCGCCATGACCTTCGGAGAAGATGCAGGCGGCGCCGGCACCGGCGTGGAGGAGTCGGAGAAGATCCTCGCGACCTACCTCGACCGCGGCGGGAACTTCGTCGACACCGCGAACTTCTACACGAACGGCCACTCGGAGAAGATCCTTGGGGACTTCTTCGCCGCCCGCCCCGGCCTGCGCGAACACGTCGTGCTGGCGTCGAAGTTCTTCGGCAACATGTTCCCCGGCGACCCCAACGGCGGCGGCGCGGGGCGAGGGTCGATCACCGCCCAGCTCGACGAGACGCTGCGCCGCCTGCAGACCGACCACCTGGACCTGTACTGGCTGCACAACTGGGACCGGCACACCCCGATCGAGGAGACGATGCGCGCCCTCGACGACCTGGTCCGGGCGGGGAAGATCCGCTACATCGGGTTCTCGAACACCCCCGCATGGGTCACCGCCCAGGCCCAGACCATGGCGCTGCTGAAGGGCTGGACCCCGCTGATCGCGCTGCAGGTCGAGTACTCGCTGCTCGCTCGCACCGTCGAGGGCGAGCTCGCGCCGCTCGCACTCGACCAGGGCATGGCGCTGGTGCCGTGGAGCCCGCTGAAGAACGGCTTCCTGTCCGGGAAGTACCGGCGCGGCGCACAGGTCACCGACTCCGCCCGCAGCGCCTTCGTCGGCGGGCCCACCGAGGACGAGTTCGCCGTGATCGACGCCGTCGCCGCGGTCGCCGACGAACTCGGCACCAGCTCCGCCGCGGTGTCGTTGGCCTGGCTGCGCGCCCGCGGCGGCACCGTCGTGCCGATCGTCGGGGCCCGGCGCGTGGAGCACCTCGAGGCCAACCTCGTCGCCCTCGACGTGAACCTCGCGCCCGAGCACCTCAGCGTGCTGGACGAGGTCTCCGCCCCGACCCTGGACTACCCGGCACCGATGCACGGGTCGCAGCGGGCGATGCTGCAGTTCGCGGGCACCACAGTCGACGGTGTGGAGTCGGCCGTGTACCCACCGCTCCTGCAGAGCTCCGTGCGCTACTGA
- a CDS encoding AraC family transcriptional regulator, with amino-acid sequence MRGLIATHARPDMRTPIPGLLLSRVETTEPDYSLTDPLLVVMVQGGKRLLLGEQVFEYRAGQLLVVTTGLPVTGHFLGATPRTPALGMGLVLRPATIAELLLETTPGRWSRGHPGPAIATGDAGPDLLDAAARMLRLLDHPADARVLAPLVEHEILWRLLTGPHGAIVRQIGLADSNTSHVGRAIRWIRDNYAEPMRIEDLARMAGMSAAAFHRHFRAVTTMSPLQFQKRIRLQEARSLLLARPDDVAGVGHLVGYDSPSQFSREYRRLFGAPPGQDATRLRAAAEPGPARHLP; translated from the coding sequence ATGCGCGGCCTCATCGCGACGCACGCCCGGCCCGACATGCGGACGCCGATCCCCGGGCTGCTGCTGTCCAGGGTCGAGACGACGGAGCCGGACTACTCGCTGACCGACCCGCTGCTCGTCGTCATGGTGCAGGGGGGCAAGCGGCTGCTGCTCGGCGAGCAGGTGTTCGAGTACCGGGCCGGTCAGCTGCTCGTGGTCACCACCGGCCTGCCGGTCACCGGCCACTTCCTCGGCGCCACGCCGCGGACCCCGGCGCTGGGCATGGGGCTGGTGCTCCGACCGGCCACGATCGCCGAGCTACTGCTGGAGACCACGCCGGGGCGGTGGTCCCGCGGCCACCCGGGCCCGGCGATCGCGACCGGCGACGCCGGCCCCGACCTGCTCGACGCCGCGGCCCGGATGCTGCGGCTGCTCGATCACCCCGCCGACGCCCGCGTGCTCGCCCCGCTCGTCGAGCACGAGATTCTCTGGCGGCTGCTCACCGGCCCGCACGGCGCGATCGTCCGCCAGATCGGGCTCGCCGACAGCAACACGTCCCACGTCGGCCGGGCCATCCGGTGGATCCGCGACAACTACGCCGAGCCGATGCGGATCGAGGACCTCGCGCGGATGGCCGGAATGAGCGCCGCGGCGTTCCACCGGCACTTCCGCGCCGTCACGACCATGAGCCCCCTGCAGTTCCAGAAGCGCATCCGCCTGCAGGAGGCACGGTCGCTCCTGCTGGCGCGCCCGGACGACGTCGCGGGCGTGGGGCACCTCGTCGGCTACGACAGCCCGTCGCAGTTCAGCCGCGAGTACCGCAGGCTCTTCGGTGCACCGCCCGGGCAGGACGCGACGCGGCTGCGCGCGGCGGCCGAACCCGGACCCGCCCGGCACCTGCCCTGA
- a CDS encoding DUF5602 domain-containing protein produces MAFAAGTALALLPGCGGESTPPSDSGTFFGPSQPLGNGTVRTYTTLDDGGRPTEVGLRLSATALDGLPETNTGLPPTLMLDFPDQASATAFDHVMLNWNPQGHEPPELFGKPHFDFHFDMVDMATIQAIIASDPDYAAKAERAPETKYVPQDYVVPPGAPAAAQAVPGMGVHLIDFSDGSLVPGSYDFEHIVINGTWDGRYTFIEPMITREWLLTDPTSQQPLKLPQAYHKSAYYPTTYGVHVDEQSKDYVISLAGMTMREAS; encoded by the coding sequence TTGGCCTTCGCCGCCGGCACCGCCCTTGCCCTTCTGCCGGGATGCGGTGGTGAGAGCACGCCCCCCAGCGACAGCGGTACCTTCTTCGGCCCGTCGCAACCTCTCGGAAACGGCACCGTCAGGACCTACACGACGCTCGACGATGGCGGGCGTCCGACCGAGGTCGGCCTGCGACTGTCGGCCACCGCCCTGGACGGTCTCCCGGAAACGAACACAGGTCTCCCACCGACGCTGATGCTCGATTTCCCCGACCAGGCGTCCGCGACCGCATTCGACCACGTCATGCTCAACTGGAACCCGCAGGGACACGAGCCGCCGGAACTGTTCGGCAAACCGCACTTCGACTTCCACTTCGACATGGTCGACATGGCGACGATCCAGGCGATCATCGCATCCGATCCGGACTACGCGGCCAAGGCCGAACGGGCGCCCGAGACGAAGTACGTGCCACAGGACTACGTCGTTCCGCCCGGCGCGCCTGCCGCTGCACAGGCCGTGCCCGGCATGGGTGTGCACCTGATCGACTTCAGCGACGGGAGTCTCGTCCCCGGCTCCTACGACTTCGAACACATCGTCATCAACGGCACCTGGGACGGTCGCTACACGTTCATCGAGCCGATGATCACCCGCGAATGGTTGCTGACCGACCCGACGTCCCAGCAACCCCTCAAACTCCCCCAGGCGTACCACAAGTCCGCCTACTATCCGACCACCTACGGCGTCCACGTCGACGAGCAGTCGAAGGACTACGTCATCTCGCTTGCGGGGATGACAATGCGTGAAGCCTCGTAG
- a CDS encoding alpha/beta hydrolase, with product MGTALRVGVAVVVLVVVVVALAWVFQRRMVYLPFGGPDGPAGAYLDGGRDVVLQTEDGLDLAAWWAPATGPARDRTVLVAPGNGGSRVLRVPLAQALAAEGFDVLLVEYRGYGGNPGSPTEEGLAADVGAAYRYLVEEHGVAPDRLVLFGESLGGAPLTRLATERPVGALVLRSPFTSLADVGVRAYPFLPVRALLRDRFPLLEYVRSVRVPVAVVAGAADEIVPVEQSRAVAEAAGAAYVEVPDARHNDPELNDGPAVVHAVVQVVGR from the coding sequence ATGGGTACCGCGTTGCGGGTGGGCGTCGCCGTCGTCGTGCTGGTAGTTGTGGTCGTCGCGTTGGCATGGGTCTTCCAGCGGCGGATGGTCTACCTGCCGTTCGGGGGCCCGGACGGGCCGGCAGGCGCGTACCTGGACGGCGGCCGCGACGTGGTGCTGCAGACCGAGGACGGGCTCGACCTGGCCGCGTGGTGGGCGCCCGCGACCGGCCCGGCCCGGGACCGGACGGTGCTGGTGGCGCCCGGCAACGGCGGCTCGCGGGTGCTGCGGGTGCCGCTCGCGCAAGCCCTCGCGGCGGAGGGCTTCGACGTGCTGCTGGTGGAGTACCGCGGCTACGGCGGCAACCCCGGCTCGCCCACCGAGGAGGGCCTCGCCGCTGATGTCGGTGCGGCGTACCGGTACCTGGTCGAGGAGCACGGTGTCGCACCGGATCGGCTGGTGCTGTTCGGCGAGAGCCTCGGCGGCGCGCCGCTGACCCGGCTGGCGACCGAACGCCCTGTCGGGGCGCTGGTGCTGCGCAGCCCGTTCACCTCGCTGGCCGACGTCGGCGTGCGCGCCTACCCCTTCCTGCCGGTGCGGGCACTGCTGCGGGACCGGTTCCCGCTGCTGGAGTACGTGCGGTCGGTGCGGGTGCCGGTCGCGGTGGTGGCGGGCGCGGCCGACGAGATCGTGCCGGTCGAGCAGAGCCGGGCGGTCGCGGAGGCAGCGGGTGCGGCCTACGTCGAAGTGCCGGATGCGCGGCACAACGATCCCGAGCTGAACGACGGACCGGCGGTCGTCCACGCCGTGGTCCAGGTTGTCGGCCGTTGA
- a CDS encoding APC family permease has translation MAGNTHLDRVLGMPSIVLFGLAYLVPLTVFTTYGVVTELTAGHLPAAYVVTLVAMLFTAYSYGLMVRAHPFAGSAYTYTQWSFGPHLGFMTGWALLLDYLFLPMINYLVMGIYLEAAFPGVPVAVWIISAILLVTGLNVLGIRLVARMNFVLVAIQVVFIVVFLVAVVRTTAGTGLPSLVEPFLPDGGEAPAVLGGAAILCLSFLGFDAVSTLSEETRDPRRRIPRAIMLVTLIGGALFIVVSYAGHLVFPRYSEFTDVDSAALDVVGAAGGAALTAFFTAAYIAGCFGSAMASQASVSRILYAMGRDGALPAAVFGRLH, from the coding sequence ATGGCCGGGAACACGCACCTCGACCGGGTGCTGGGAATGCCGTCGATCGTGCTCTTCGGGCTCGCCTACCTGGTGCCGCTCACGGTGTTCACCACCTACGGCGTGGTCACCGAGCTCACCGCGGGGCACCTGCCTGCGGCCTACGTCGTCACGCTCGTCGCGATGCTCTTCACCGCCTACAGCTACGGGCTGATGGTGCGCGCGCACCCGTTCGCCGGCTCGGCCTACACCTACACGCAGTGGTCGTTCGGTCCCCACCTCGGATTCATGACCGGGTGGGCGCTGCTGCTCGACTACCTGTTCCTGCCGATGATCAACTACCTGGTGATGGGCATCTACCTGGAGGCCGCGTTCCCCGGCGTCCCGGTCGCGGTCTGGATCATCAGCGCGATCCTGCTGGTGACCGGCCTGAACGTCCTGGGCATCCGGCTCGTGGCGCGGATGAACTTCGTGCTCGTCGCGATCCAGGTCGTGTTCATCGTGGTCTTCCTGGTCGCCGTCGTGCGCACGACTGCAGGCACCGGCCTGCCGTCGCTCGTCGAGCCGTTCCTGCCGGACGGCGGCGAGGCTCCGGCCGTCCTCGGCGGGGCCGCGATCCTCTGCCTGTCCTTCCTCGGGTTCGACGCCGTGTCCACGCTCTCGGAGGAGACCCGCGACCCGCGCAGGCGCATCCCCCGCGCGATCATGCTGGTGACCCTGATCGGCGGCGCCCTGTTCATCGTCGTCTCCTACGCCGGGCACCTCGTCTTCCCGCGGTACTCGGAGTTCACCGACGTCGACTCGGCCGCCCTGGACGTCGTGGGGGCCGCGGGAGGCGCCGCACTGACGGCGTTCTTCACCGCCGCCTACATCGCGGGCTGCTTCGGCTCCGCGATGGCGTCGCAGGCGAGCGTGTCGCGCATCCTCTACGCGATGGGCCGCGACGGCGCACTGCCCGCGGCGGTCTTCGGCCGGCTGCACTGA
- a CDS encoding U32 family peptidase, which yields MTDTRSAVADLLTRLGYPASEVNDLPDSPLRFPDGAQYRTEIPSVEGPAALEAVFDEADKRGVRVHRVSSGSGIMLATDAEITDMVQTCAARRVELSLFVGPRAPWDIGAQARTPAGGAVGCRHEGADQLAYAMEDLVRAGGLGVRGALVADEGLLLMTKHMKEAGLIAPDFVVKVSVQMMASNPVSVRLMQDLGADTYNVPPGLTLPRLASIRAASQIPIDMYIESPDTLGGFVRHHEIAELVRVLAPIYVKFGLRNHPDVYPSGGQHEALNVQLSRERVRRAEIGLAHLHRAAPDLVTSELGAQGLAVPVA from the coding sequence ATGACTGACACGAGATCCGCCGTCGCCGACCTGTTGACGCGTCTGGGCTACCCCGCCAGCGAGGTCAACGACCTGCCCGACTCGCCGCTGCGGTTCCCGGACGGGGCGCAGTACCGCACCGAGATCCCCAGCGTCGAGGGCCCGGCCGCCCTCGAGGCCGTCTTCGACGAGGCGGACAAGCGGGGCGTGCGGGTGCACCGCGTCTCCTCCGGCAGCGGGATCATGCTGGCCACCGACGCCGAGATCACCGACATGGTGCAGACCTGCGCGGCCCGGCGGGTGGAGCTGTCCCTCTTCGTCGGCCCGCGGGCGCCGTGGGACATCGGCGCCCAGGCGCGCACCCCCGCCGGGGGCGCCGTCGGCTGCCGCCACGAGGGCGCCGACCAGCTGGCGTACGCGATGGAGGACCTCGTGCGCGCGGGCGGGCTGGGCGTGCGCGGCGCGCTGGTCGCCGACGAGGGCCTGCTCCTGATGACCAAGCACATGAAGGAAGCGGGCCTGATCGCCCCCGACTTCGTCGTGAAGGTGTCGGTGCAGATGATGGCGTCCAACCCGGTGAGCGTGCGGCTCATGCAGGATCTGGGCGCCGACACCTACAACGTGCCTCCCGGCCTCACTCTGCCCCGGCTCGCCTCGATCCGCGCCGCCTCGCAGATCCCGATCGACATGTACATCGAGTCACCCGACACCCTCGGCGGGTTCGTCCGCCACCACGAGATCGCCGAGCTGGTGCGGGTGCTCGCGCCGATCTACGTCAAGTTCGGGCTGCGCAACCACCCCGACGTCTACCCCAGCGGTGGGCAGCACGAGGCGCTGAACGTCCAGCTGTCTCGCGAGCGGGTGCGCCGCGCCGAGATCGGGCTGGCCCACCTGCACCGGGCCGCGCCCGACCTCGTGACGTCTGAGCTGGGAGCCCAGGGGCTGGCGGTCCCGGTGGCCTGA
- a CDS encoding RidA family protein: MQRTAVNPWNWSLNIGFDQAELIEGGRRQLVCSGQTSVDADGRPQHPGDMRAQVGLAMDNVEAVLAGADMRLGVPITPPQRAATATSHTQCPLHTTPALCEADTGCVK, encoded by the coding sequence ATGCAACGGACCGCCGTCAACCCGTGGAACTGGTCGCTGAACATCGGCTTCGACCAGGCCGAGCTCATCGAGGGCGGGCGCAGGCAGCTCGTCTGCTCGGGGCAGACATCCGTGGACGCCGACGGGCGCCCGCAGCACCCCGGGGACATGCGCGCGCAGGTCGGCCTCGCCATGGACAACGTCGAGGCCGTGCTCGCCGGGGCGGACATGAGGCTCGGCGTGCCGATCACGCCGCCCCAGCGCGCCGCCACGGCGACTTCACACACCCAGTGTCCGCTTCACACAACGCCGGCCCTGTGTGAAGCGGACACTGGGTGTGTGAAGTGA
- a CDS encoding DUF6295 family protein, whose product MCTYSTEKFDVTASSGKGPQGWFPLQTATVYYDHPVHAPRDHTVNIDFLNPDQGPAARVAVELSLDSARALLAALQATVERAEHH is encoded by the coding sequence GTGTGCACCTACAGCACCGAGAAGTTCGACGTCACGGCGAGCAGCGGAAAGGGTCCGCAGGGCTGGTTCCCCCTGCAGACGGCCACGGTCTACTACGACCACCCGGTCCACGCGCCGCGGGACCACACCGTGAACATCGACTTCCTGAACCCGGATCAGGGCCCGGCCGCCCGCGTGGCGGTGGAACTGTCCCTCGACTCCGCCCGCGCGCTGCTGGCGGCGCTGCAGGCGACCGTGGAGCGGGCCGAGCACCACTGA
- a CDS encoding dienelactone hydrolase family protein, with protein sequence MRHDAVLAETIGIRGADDDEIEAYTARPLDGGSRGGVVVIHHMPGYDWGTKEIVRRFAAWGYNAICTNLYSREAPGAEPDDAAATARAQGGVPDARFVGDAAGAARWLRSLPTSNGKVGTIGFCSGGRQAFLSALELDIQAAVDCYGAFVVGTPPEGFPLQVQPLADRTAELRAPLLGLFGNEDSYPSPDQVDELEKLLQTHGKEYEFHRYDDAGHAFFSVDRPAYRVAAALDGWQRVRAFFAKHLDGEV encoded by the coding sequence ATGCGCCACGACGCCGTGCTCGCCGAGACCATCGGCATCCGAGGAGCGGACGACGACGAGATCGAGGCCTACACCGCGCGCCCGCTGGACGGGGGCAGCCGCGGCGGGGTGGTGGTGATCCACCACATGCCCGGGTACGACTGGGGCACCAAGGAGATCGTGCGCCGGTTCGCCGCTTGGGGCTACAACGCGATCTGCACGAACCTCTACAGCCGGGAGGCGCCCGGCGCGGAGCCCGACGACGCCGCCGCCACCGCGCGGGCGCAGGGCGGGGTGCCCGACGCGCGGTTCGTCGGTGACGCCGCGGGTGCGGCGCGCTGGCTGCGGTCGCTGCCCACGTCGAACGGGAAGGTCGGCACGATCGGCTTCTGCTCCGGCGGGCGGCAGGCCTTCCTGTCCGCGCTGGAGCTCGACATCCAGGCCGCCGTCGACTGCTACGGCGCGTTCGTCGTCGGCACCCCGCCGGAGGGGTTCCCGCTGCAGGTGCAGCCCCTCGCCGACCGCACCGCCGAGCTGCGCGCCCCGCTGCTGGGCCTGTTCGGCAACGAGGACTCCTACCCCTCGCCCGACCAGGTCGACGAGCTGGAGAAGCTGCTGCAGACCCACGGCAAGGAGTACGAGTTCCACCGCTACGACGACGCGGGCCACGCGTTCTTCTCCGTCGACCGCCCCGCCTACCGGGTGGCGGCTGCGCTGGACGGGTGGCAGCGCGTGCGGGCGTTCTTCGCGAAGCACCTCGACGGGGAGGTGTGA
- a CDS encoding IclR family transcriptional regulator: protein MAERAAGAGEPVRVLVKAMAVLELLAEATDELSLGDIAARLELNKSTCHRILTTLAAGDFVERPSPGTYRLGIGAFRVGSAMARRLSVRERALPAMQELYRRTGETVFLLVLRGDEAVCVERLDGRYASTHTLGVGGALPLHLGAGPRLLLSTLPDEQVESYLAGPLQRRTSPTQATADQLREDVRRIREDGFAVSRDDVELGVKALSVPVRDHTGATVAALSVSGLTAHLPDSEQEHQLGLLRTAAAEASRALGLRAGV from the coding sequence AAGGGCCGCGGGTGCGGGTGAGCCCGTCCGGGTGCTGGTCAAGGCGATGGCGGTGTTGGAGCTGCTCGCCGAGGCCACCGACGAGCTCTCCCTCGGTGACATCGCCGCCCGGCTGGAGCTGAACAAGAGCACCTGCCACCGGATCCTCACCACCCTTGCCGCCGGGGACTTCGTGGAACGGCCCTCGCCGGGCACGTACCGCCTCGGCATCGGGGCGTTCCGGGTCGGCAGCGCGATGGCGCGGCGGCTGTCCGTTCGCGAGCGGGCGCTGCCGGCCATGCAGGAGCTCTACCGGCGCACCGGCGAGACGGTGTTCCTGCTGGTGCTGCGCGGCGACGAGGCGGTCTGCGTGGAGCGGCTCGACGGCCGGTACGCCTCCACCCACACCCTCGGCGTCGGCGGTGCGCTGCCGCTGCACCTGGGCGCAGGCCCGCGGCTGCTGCTGTCGACCCTGCCCGACGAGCAGGTGGAGAGCTACCTGGCGGGTCCGTTGCAGCGGCGGACCTCGCCGACCCAGGCCACGGCCGACCAGCTGCGCGAGGACGTGCGGCGGATCCGCGAGGACGGGTTCGCGGTCAGCCGCGACGACGTCGAGCTGGGTGTGAAGGCGTTGAGCGTCCCAGTGCGGGACCACACCGGCGCCACCGTCGCGGCCCTGAGCGTGAGCGGGCTGACCGCCCACCTGCCCGACTCCGAGCAGGAGCACCAGCTGGGGCTGCTGCGCACCGCGGCGGCGGAAGCGTCCCGGGCGCTGGGGCTGCGCGCAGGGGTGTAG